The following proteins are encoded in a genomic region of Phycisphaerae bacterium:
- a CDS encoding LacI family DNA-binding transcriptional regulator — protein sequence MAVTLVQIAERAGLSPATVSLALRNKNVGKKQFSLKTVSKIHRIAKEMGYRPNGMAASLVSNKSNAIGVLLSSLSFGSESLLDGIKKELVSDYSALLCVYNSDGENERNKLDLLMRQRVGGVIAAFSGDPESIPVYRELVEKYDMSIVLIDRAIPGLHLPVVRYDHFASTYQGTKALLELGHKRIRYASVSMAKMLESTQLRAGGYMRAMQEAGLGKEIRVTEEMSYKDWTREERIKLIALEILDIWRKDTGVTALFVDNDWLAYEILDECGRQNIRVPEDVSILGIGDYHFSSLSYVGLSSVVSQQQKFMGAAAGKLLMDIMDGKPWDEKPIILPIEVKLRRTTRVV from the coding sequence GTGGCGGTAACATTAGTACAAATCGCGGAACGAGCGGGTTTATCTCCTGCAACAGTTTCTCTTGCACTCCGTAACAAAAACGTCGGCAAGAAACAATTCTCATTAAAAACAGTCAGTAAAATACACCGTATAGCCAAAGAAATGGGGTATCGGCCCAATGGCATGGCGGCAAGTCTTGTTTCAAATAAATCCAATGCTATAGGTGTGTTACTCAGTTCTCTGTCCTTCGGTTCGGAATCACTGCTGGATGGAATTAAAAAAGAGTTAGTCTCCGATTACAGCGCTCTGCTTTGTGTCTATAATTCAGATGGAGAAAACGAGCGAAACAAACTCGACCTTTTAATGAGGCAGCGCGTTGGCGGTGTCATAGCTGCTTTTTCCGGCGACCCGGAAAGCATACCGGTTTATCGTGAACTGGTAGAAAAATACGATATGTCGATTGTTTTAATAGACCGTGCTATTCCCGGATTACATCTCCCGGTTGTTCGATATGACCATTTCGCAAGTACCTATCAGGGGACAAAAGCTCTTTTGGAACTTGGGCACAAACGCATTCGCTATGCAAGTGTGAGTATGGCCAAGATGCTCGAAAGCACTCAATTACGTGCCGGAGGATATATGAGAGCAATGCAGGAAGCAGGGCTTGGCAAAGAGATTCGCGTTACGGAGGAAATGAGCTATAAGGACTGGACAAGGGAAGAGAGGATTAAATTAATCGCCCTGGAAATACTTGATATATGGCGAAAAGATACCGGAGTAACGGCACTGTTCGTGGATAACGACTGGCTGGCTTATGAGATTCTCGACGAGTGCGGACGTCAGAATATACGAGTGCCCGAGGATGTTTCTATACTTGGGATTGGTGATTATCATTTCAGTTCGCTTTCCTATGTAGGCCTGAGCAGTGTAGTTTCGCAGCAGCAAAAATTCATGGGAGCAGCGGCGGGAAAATTGCTGATGGATATTATGGACGGAAAACCCTGGGATGAGAAGCCGATAATATTACCTATCGAAGTAAAACTAAGGAGGACAACACGAGTTGTCTGA